A genome region from Paenibacillus sp. J23TS9 includes the following:
- the nagA gene encoding N-acetylglucosamine-6-phosphate deacetylase, which produces MSDVSGQLLYGKVVIPGGVIEEGVVAVQDGSIVYAGEVQNLPERWQELIPGCKKTDGYIVPGFIDVHVHGGSGEDFMYSGKEELDKITSFHCSQGTTAMLATSMTAPKASIDKVLKEVSEYQQQDMPYTIIEGVHLEGPFISPKWPGAQNPEHIVNPNVEWLEAWETQYPGLIKQVTLAPEREGALNAIAWMDAHGINAALGHTDATYEEVEAAVEAGLRQGVHTFNAMTPLHHRKPGTAGAVLSDDRIHAEIIADGIHVHPACISILAKLKTNDNLILITDAMSAAGMPDGDYTIGDLPVEVKDGIAMLKGESSSLAGSTLTMIKGFRYLVETVGLTVEHASRVASYNPAKRLRIQDRTGTLEAGKQADVLLLDDSLNIQGVWVRGRQVF; this is translated from the coding sequence ATGAGTGACGTATCAGGCCAACTGCTGTACGGAAAAGTCGTTATTCCGGGCGGAGTGATTGAAGAAGGCGTTGTCGCCGTTCAAGACGGCAGCATTGTCTATGCGGGCGAGGTTCAAAATCTGCCGGAACGTTGGCAGGAGTTAATCCCGGGATGCAAAAAAACAGACGGATACATCGTTCCAGGCTTCATCGACGTTCATGTGCATGGCGGGAGTGGCGAGGACTTCATGTATTCTGGCAAGGAAGAGCTTGATAAAATTACCTCATTCCACTGTTCCCAAGGGACAACAGCCATGCTTGCCACCTCGATGACCGCTCCTAAAGCTTCGATTGATAAGGTGCTGAAGGAAGTCAGTGAATACCAACAACAGGATATGCCTTACACCATCATCGAAGGCGTGCATTTGGAAGGACCTTTTATCAGTCCGAAATGGCCTGGGGCCCAAAATCCGGAGCATATCGTCAATCCGAACGTGGAATGGCTGGAAGCCTGGGAAACTCAGTATCCTGGATTGATTAAACAAGTTACCCTGGCTCCAGAGCGTGAAGGTGCGTTGAACGCTATTGCCTGGATGGATGCGCATGGCATCAATGCCGCCCTGGGTCATACGGATGCTACTTATGAGGAAGTGGAAGCCGCGGTGGAAGCCGGTCTCCGTCAAGGCGTGCATACGTTTAATGCCATGACACCGCTCCATCACCGCAAACCGGGAACAGCCGGCGCCGTTCTTAGCGATGACCGGATCCATGCCGAAATTATTGCTGACGGCATTCACGTACATCCGGCCTGCATTTCTATTCTCGCTAAATTGAAAACCAATGATAACCTCATTCTGATAACGGATGCGATGTCCGCTGCGGGTATGCCGGACGGCGACTATACCATTGGCGACCTGCCAGTGGAAGTCAAAGACGGTATCGCCATGCTGAAAGGCGAATCGAGCAGTCTGGCCGGAAGCACGCTGACCATGATTAAGGGCTTCCGCTATCTGGTTGAAACCGTAGGCTTGACCGTAGAACATGCTTCCCGCGTTGCCAGCTATAATCCAGCCAAACGTCTTCGTATTCAAGACCGCACAGGTACGCTGGAAGCAGGTAAGCAGGCCGATGTTCTATTGCTGGATGACAGCTTGAACATTCAAGGCGTATGGGTACGTGGACGCCAGGTATTTTAA